From Pangasianodon hypophthalmus isolate fPanHyp1 chromosome 30, fPanHyp1.pri, whole genome shotgun sequence, a single genomic window includes:
- the col10a1b gene encoding collagen alpha-1(X) chain, whose protein sequence is MELHTVCVLLLLAVCVGATPDRYYVQKQQSYPVKAQELSGAPGIPGEPGLPGPPGPPGPPGMSVMGQPGPRGPPGPPGPSGYSSPGKPGSPGSPGKPGENGMPGERGHPGPGGPQGARGSPGAPGSPGPAGFSAPGKPGPHGLPGAMGPKGEPGAKGLPGIPGLPGHKGEPGHGVQGRPGAPGQMGPMGPSGQPGQPGIGKPGATGYPGEPGKSGMPGRDGTPGPMGAQGPKGTPGAPGIGAPGKPGQNGAPGLPGPMGHKGYQGPAGQPGAPGLPGVGKSGAPGIPGNTGAPGTPGTPGQKGEQGPIGFSGQPGAVGPVGPSGPQGNRGFPGERGPHGPKGDAGIIGAPGAKGQKGDQGLQGFTGKPGIPGASGPQGPPGATGYQGPKGERGYTGPTGSPGPIGPTGLKGHTGPQGMPGSRGENGLPGARGPMGPPGSAGPSGATGIPGPPGPPGPAGLVTKGLSGSQGPPGFPGARGQDGRPGSPGPPGPPGPPGEIVYYNEKSMPIKSEVFPVRQELIKPSMSAFTALLTRAYPSAGTPIVFNQIVYNGENHYNPSTGVFTCQVPGFYYFVFHMHVNGANALVALYKNNEPVVFSYDEYNKGFLDQMSGSTVLMLHMGDTVYIQVPDDQSNGIYADDNVHCSFTGFLIAST, encoded by the exons ATGGAGCTGCACACGGTGTGTGTTCTCCTCCTGCTGGCGGTGTGTGTGGGAGCTACACCTGATCGCTACTACGTCCAAAAACAGCAGTCATATCCTGTCAAGGCCCAGG aactttcagGTGCTCCAGGTATCCCAGGGGAACCTGGCCTCCCGGGTCCCCCTGGTCCCCCTGGTCCCCCAGGAATGAGTGTGATGGGTCAACCGGGACCAAGGGGACCTCCTGGACCACCTGGACCATCAGGATATTCTTCACCTGGAAAGCCTGGAAGTCCAGGTTCACCGGGAAAACCAGGTGAAAATGGAATGCCTGGAGAAAGAGGACATCCTGGACCTGGAGGACCCCAAGGAGCAAGAGGATCTCCGGGAGCCCCCGGCAGCCCTGGTCCTGCTGGTTTCTCCGCTCCTGGAAAGCCAGGACCTCACGGTCTACCTGGGGCAATGGGGCCTAAAGGAGAACCTGGTGCAAAAGGACTTCCAGGTATTCCTGGCCTACCTGGACACAAAGGTGAACCAGGTCATGGTGTGCAAGGACGTCCTGGTGCACCTGGCCAAATGGGTCCAATGGGTCCTTCAGGTCAGCCTGGTCAACCTGGAATTGGAAAACCTGGTGCAACTGGATACCCTGGGGAACCCGGAAAGTCAGGTATGCCAGGTAGAGATGGGACTCCAGGTCCCATGGGTGCACAAGGCCCAAAGGGAACCCCAGGCGCTCCGGGTATAGGTGCACCAGGTAAACCAGGTCAGAACGGTGCTCCAGGATTGCCTGGCCCAATGGGACATAAAGGTTATCAGGGACCAGCTGGACAACCTGGAGCTCCTGGTCTTCCAGGTGTTGGCAAATCTGGAGCACCTGGGATTCCAGGAAACACAGGTGCACCTGGCACGCCAGGTACGCCAGGACAGAAGGGAGAGCAAGGTCCAATAGGTTTTTCAGGTCAGCCAGGTGCTGTTGGGCCTGTGGGTCCATCAGGTCCACAGGGTAATAGGGGATTTCCAGGTGAGAGAGGTCCACATGGACCTAAAGGTGATGCTGGTATTATTGGGGCACCTGGTGCAAAAGGTCAAAAGGGAGATCAGGGACTACAGGGCTTTACAGGTAAACCAGGTATTCCAGGGGCATCAGGTCCGCAAGGTCCTCCTGGTGCTACAGGATATCAGGGTCCCAAAGGTGAGCGAGGTTATACAGGGCCAACAGGCAGTCCAGGACCTATAGGTCCAACAGGATTGAAAGGCCATACAGGTCCACAAGGCATGCCTGGTagcaggggtgaaaatggcctTCCTGGAGCACGGGGACCGATGGGCCCACCAGGATCAGCTGGACCCTCAGGAGCCACAGGTATTCCTGGTCCCCCTGGACCCCCTGGCCCAGCAGGACTTGTAACCAAAGGGCTTTCTGGTTCACAGGGTCCTCCAGGTTTCCCTGGTGCCAGAGGTCAGGATGGTCGCCCAGGTTCACCTGGACCTCCTGGCCCACCTGGTCCACCAGGTGAgattgtttattataatgaGAAGAGCATGCCAATCAAATCTGAGGTGTTCCCTGTCAGACAGGAGCTTATAAAGCCATCCATGTCAGCCTTTACGGCTCTTTTGACCAGGGCTTACCCTAGCGCAGGAACACCAATCGTGTTCAACCAGATCGTGTACAATGGAGAGAACCACTATAACCCTAGCACCGGGGTGTTTACTTGTCAGGTTCCAGgattttattactttgttttCCACATGCATGTCAATGGGGCCAACGCCCTGGTTGCACTTTATAAAAACAATGAGCCAGTCGTGTTCTCTTATGATGAGTATAATAAGGGCTTCCTGGATCAGATGTCAGGCAGCACTGTGCTCATGCTGCATATGGGCGATACCGTCTATATCCAGGTTCCAGATGACCAGTCCAATGGCATCTACGCTGACGATAACGTTCACTGTTCTTTCACTGGTTTCTTGATTGCCTCAACGTGA